A stretch of the uncultured Desulfovibrio sp. genome encodes the following:
- a CDS encoding branched-chain amino acid ABC transporter permease, whose amino-acid sequence MSLDMFLQHCFNALTLGSLYALIAIGYTMVYGILRLINFAHGDILMIGAYFVFFGTFAFGWPWGVAAVVAVLGASVLGILVERIAYRPLRDAPRISALISAIAVSFFIESLAVVVFTGQPRPVLQPEWLVSEWQLGGIRILPLTAFVPIMTIVLVAILLYVVYRTKPGLAMRAISKDIETTRLLGVRVDNIIALTFGIGSALAAASGIMWALRYPQVHPYMGIMPGLKAFIAAVFGGIGSIQGAVIGGVALGFVEIMTVAFMPELSGYRDAFAFVLLVFVLLFKPTGLLGERMEEKI is encoded by the coding sequence ATGAGCCTTGATATGTTTTTGCAGCACTGCTTTAACGCCCTGACCCTTGGGTCGCTGTATGCGCTGATCGCCATCGGCTACACCATGGTTTACGGCATCCTGCGCCTGATCAACTTTGCCCACGGCGATATTTTGATGATCGGCGCGTATTTTGTATTTTTCGGCACGTTCGCCTTTGGCTGGCCCTGGGGTGTAGCCGCTGTTGTCGCCGTTCTTGGCGCCAGCGTGCTCGGTATCCTTGTAGAAAGGATAGCCTACAGACCCTTGCGCGATGCCCCGCGTATTTCGGCGCTTATCAGCGCCATTGCCGTATCATTTTTTATTGAAAGCCTCGCCGTGGTGGTCTTTACCGGCCAGCCCCGCCCCGTGTTGCAGCCCGAATGGCTGGTTTCTGAATGGCAGCTTGGCGGCATACGCATTCTGCCGCTCACAGCCTTTGTGCCGATCATGACCATCGTGCTTGTGGCCATTCTTTTGTATGTGGTGTACCGCACAAAGCCTGGCCTCGCCATGCGGGCCATTTCAAAAGATATTGAAACTACGCGCCTTTTGGGTGTGCGGGTGGACAACATCATTGCCCTCACGTTTGGCATAGGCTCAGCGCTGGCGGCGGCCTCGGGCATCATGTGGGCCTTGCGTTACCCGCAGGTGCATCCCTATATGGGCATCATGCCTGGCCTCAAGGCCTTTATCGCTGCGGTATTCGGCGGCATTGGCTCCATTCAGGGCGCTGTTATCGGCGGTGTTGCCCTTGGCTTTGTTGAAATCATGACCGTGGCCTTCATGCCTGAGCTTTCGGGGTACCGCGACGCTTTCGCCTTTGTGCTGCTGGTGTTCGTGCTGCTGTTCAAGCCCACAGGGCTGCTGGGTGAGCGAATGGAGGAGAAAATCTAA
- a CDS encoding ABC transporter substrate-binding protein: MKLGKFLAALAGLALTFGVAGQALAADAGPIKIGVYLPLTGQNAFGGQLELEGVRLAHKEMPKVLDRPVELVVVDNKSDKVESANAVKRLIERDKVVALIGTYGSSLAMAGAEVAEKAAVPGVGTSCTNPLVTQGKKYYFRACFIDPYQGAAAATYAYETLGFRKAAVLMDMTSDYAVGLSSFFTRDFKKLGGEIVATLKYSSGDQDFTAQLTELIAKKPDIVFMPAYFAEGAIIMKQARELGAKFRLMGADAMDNPDTLKLGGKAAEGFLHTTFPYDPAMPNMSPEAKRFTEAWKTAYPDKETNVNGALGYNTYFLILDAIKRANSSDPKAITKALAETKDLPTALGLLTINKTHDAEMPVGIIEYKDGKRVYVGEVTPK; the protein is encoded by the coding sequence ATGAAACTGGGTAAATTTCTTGCCGCGCTGGCTGGTCTGGCGCTGACCTTCGGCGTTGCTGGCCAGGCGCTTGCCGCTGATGCCGGTCCCATCAAAATCGGCGTGTACCTTCCTCTGACCGGGCAGAATGCCTTTGGCGGCCAGCTCGAACTTGAGGGCGTGCGTCTCGCCCATAAGGAAATGCCCAAGGTTCTTGACCGCCCCGTTGAACTGGTGGTGGTTGACAACAAGTCTGACAAGGTCGAATCGGCCAACGCCGTGAAGCGCCTTATCGAACGCGACAAGGTCGTGGCCCTTATCGGCACCTACGGTTCCTCGCTGGCCATGGCTGGCGCTGAAGTGGCTGAAAAGGCCGCTGTCCCCGGCGTGGGCACCTCCTGCACCAACCCCCTTGTGACCCAGGGCAAGAAGTACTACTTCCGCGCCTGCTTCATTGATCCTTACCAGGGCGCTGCCGCCGCTACCTATGCCTATGAAACCCTCGGCTTCCGCAAGGCCGCCGTGCTCATGGACATGACCAGCGACTACGCCGTGGGCCTCTCCAGCTTCTTTACCCGCGATTTCAAGAAGCTCGGCGGCGAAATTGTGGCTACTCTCAAATACAGCTCCGGCGATCAGGATTTCACCGCCCAGCTGACCGAACTCATCGCCAAAAAGCCTGACATCGTCTTCATGCCCGCCTACTTTGCCGAAGGCGCCATCATCATGAAGCAGGCCCGCGAACTGGGCGCCAAGTTCCGCCTCATGGGCGCGGACGCCATGGACAACCCCGACACCCTCAAGCTGGGCGGCAAGGCTGCGGAAGGCTTCCTGCACACCACCTTCCCCTACGACCCCGCCATGCCCAACATGAGCCCCGAAGCCAAGCGCTTCACCGAAGCCTGGAAGACCGCCTATCCTGACAAGGAAACCAACGTTAACGGCGCTCTTGGCTACAACACCTATTTCCTGATCCTTGACGCCATCAAGCGCGCCAATTCTTCTGATCCCAAGGCCATTACCAAGGCTCTTGCAGAAACCAAGGATCTGCCCACCGCACTGGGCCTGCTGACCATCAACAAGACCCATGACGCAGAAATGCCCGTGGGCATCATTGAATACAAAGATGGCAAGCGCGTTTACGTGGGCGAAGTTACACCCAAATAA
- a CDS encoding YcaO-like family protein, producing MENDNTSNFSSASDVLPMLDYAYTHEQTQATTGYFSCVPPENLDFDRALERLEAAPMDDFLHLHLLKLLADKAQDELNLLAASCYDAASNKFTRPVLAALLAECALLGAESPEKGQGFCASFPPDAAERLAAYSPAVYLRAATLPDHAIAAAWSALFRANICEHHSLPRPDEAGIAPLFSGDLLDATARRMAEHADALARQHEKLKAEAWEPWQRPPAQETYLRAVDSLMENGVVDGPELRHEASLSPIALLRGWQVDIAVTNGSVRHTLRGEATAYGRGLSLAAARASYAMEIVERASTYVSVGPGGGTAAHAGTILGRKTELPLTLARFSELAEQGRAALDPNLLPLEAPYADAPLHWLPASDASGATVLVPAQAVFLFCNLDEQALFIAGGSTGLASGNIMDEAVVAALTEIAERDAEATTPYSRTRCFMLRSRDQLIQSLLDDYAACGIRVQFQDLTTELGLPVYQCFVTGRDGTVARATGANLCGARAALAALTETPWPYSTAQTKPPCPSAPGLAGLPVRVLEGLPDYSLPSPRANRRLLESVLSAHGRSPLYVDLTRKDFDIPVVRAIVPGLALTAEWDRFSRPDARLFARYAACCL from the coding sequence ATGGAAAACGACAATACTTCAAATTTTTCTTCCGCATCTGATGTGTTGCCGATGCTGGATTATGCCTACACCCATGAGCAGACGCAGGCCACTACCGGCTATTTTTCCTGTGTTCCGCCAGAGAATCTGGATTTTGACCGCGCGCTGGAACGGCTTGAGGCCGCGCCAATGGACGATTTTCTGCACCTGCATCTGCTAAAGCTTCTCGCGGACAAGGCGCAGGATGAGCTGAACCTTCTGGCAGCCAGTTGTTACGACGCTGCCAGCAACAAGTTTACCCGGCCAGTGCTGGCGGCCCTGCTGGCTGAGTGCGCCTTGCTCGGCGCGGAATCGCCAGAAAAGGGCCAGGGCTTTTGCGCGTCCTTTCCGCCCGATGCCGCGGAGCGGCTGGCAGCTTACAGCCCCGCCGTGTATCTGCGGGCTGCAACCCTGCCTGACCACGCCATTGCCGCCGCCTGGAGCGCCCTGTTCCGCGCCAATATCTGCGAGCATCATTCCCTGCCGCGACCGGACGAGGCTGGCATAGCACCTCTGTTCAGCGGGGATTTGCTCGATGCCACTGCCCGGCGCATGGCGGAGCATGCCGATGCACTGGCCCGGCAGCACGAAAAACTCAAGGCCGAAGCCTGGGAACCCTGGCAGCGTCCTCCGGCGCAGGAAACATACCTGCGCGCCGTGGACTCGCTGATGGAAAACGGTGTCGTGGATGGCCCTGAACTGCGCCATGAGGCATCGCTTTCACCCATTGCGCTACTGCGCGGCTGGCAGGTGGATATTGCCGTAACCAACGGTTCGGTGCGCCATACATTGCGGGGCGAGGCCACAGCCTACGGGCGCGGCCTGTCCCTGGCAGCGGCCCGCGCATCCTACGCCATGGAAATTGTGGAACGCGCCAGCACCTATGTGAGCGTTGGGCCGGGGGGGGGCACTGCCGCCCATGCCGGAACTATCCTTGGCCGCAAAACAGAACTGCCCCTTACGCTTGCGCGTTTTTCCGAACTGGCGGAGCAGGGCAGAGCGGCGCTCGATCCCAATCTGCTGCCTCTGGAAGCTCCCTATGCTGATGCCCCCCTGCACTGGCTCCCGGCCTCGGACGCATCTGGCGCGACCGTTCTTGTGCCTGCGCAGGCGGTTTTTCTGTTCTGCAATCTGGACGAGCAAGCTCTGTTTATTGCTGGTGGCTCCACCGGCCTTGCATCTGGCAATATTATGGATGAAGCTGTGGTTGCCGCCCTTACGGAAATCGCCGAGCGCGACGCCGAGGCCACAACTCCTTACAGTCGCACGCGCTGCTTTATGCTGCGCAGCCGCGATCAGCTCATTCAGTCGCTGCTTGACGACTACGCTGCCTGCGGCATCCGCGTGCAGTTTCAGGATTTGACCACGGAACTTGGGCTGCCTGTGTACCAGTGTTTTGTCACCGGGCGTGACGGTACTGTCGCGCGGGCCACAGGAGCCAATCTTTGCGGCGCGCGGGCTGCCTTGGCTGCGCTCACCGAAACCCCGTGGCCTTATTCAACGGCGCAAACCAAGCCGCCATGCCCTTCAGCTCCAGGACTAGCGGGACTGCCCGTCCGTGTGTTAGAAGGTCTGCCGGATTACAGCCTGCCCTCCCCCCGCGCCAACCGCCGCCTGTTAGAGTCGGTGCTGTCGGCGCACGGCAGAAGTCCTCTCTATGTGGATCTGACCCGCAAGGATTTTGATATCCCTGTGGTCAGGGCCATTGTTCCCGGTCTTGCCCTCACGGCAGAGTGGGACAGGTTCTCAAGGCCGGACGCGCGCCTTTTTGCGCGTTATGCCGCGTGTTGTCTATGA
- the rpsI gene encoding 30S ribosomal protein S9, translating into MSEKFEYGTGRRKTATARTRVYAGSGGITVNGRNFEDYFPRKTLQMIIRQPLVLAKLSDKFDIRVNVAGGGVTGQAEAVRHGISRALLLIDPALRPMLKKAGFLTRDARKKERKKYGLRAARARYQYSKR; encoded by the coding sequence ATGAGCGAGAAATTTGAATACGGCACTGGCCGCCGCAAGACCGCTACGGCCCGTACCCGCGTCTACGCCGGTTCCGGCGGCATCACGGTAAACGGCCGCAACTTTGAGGATTATTTTCCTCGCAAGACCCTGCAGATGATCATCCGCCAGCCCCTGGTTCTTGCCAAGCTGTCCGACAAGTTTGACATCCGCGTGAACGTTGCCGGTGGCGGCGTTACCGGTCAGGCCGAAGCCGTGCGCCACGGTATTTCCCGTGCGCTGCTTCTGATTGATCCGGCCCTGCGCCCCATGCTCAAGAAAGCTGGCTTCCTTACCCGCGATGCCCGCAAAAAAGAACGTAAAAAGTACGGCCTGCGCGCTGCCCGCGCCCGGTACCAGTACTCCAAGCGTTAA
- the rplM gene encoding 50S ribosomal protein L13 — protein sequence MKTFSPTPKDINREWFVVDAQDQVLGRLASQIAHRLRGKHKPEFAPHMDNGDFIVVVNCEKIKVTGKKMTDKKYYRHSGWVGGLKTTQLGDMLADKPARVLTTAVRGMLPKNRLGRAMLKKLKIYAGTEHPHTAQNPQPLTLPH from the coding sequence ATGAAGACGTTCAGCCCCACCCCCAAAGACATCAACCGTGAATGGTTCGTGGTTGACGCTCAGGATCAGGTGCTCGGTCGTCTGGCCAGCCAGATAGCCCACCGCCTGCGCGGCAAACATAAGCCCGAATTCGCTCCCCATATGGATAACGGTGACTTTATCGTGGTTGTTAACTGCGAAAAGATTAAAGTTACCGGTAAAAAGATGACTGACAAAAAGTACTACCGGCACTCTGGCTGGGTGGGCGGTCTCAAAACCACCCAACTCGGCGACATGCTGGCCGACAAGCCCGCCCGCGTGCTGACCACTGCGGTGCGAGGCATGCTGCCCAAGAATCGTCTGGGCCGCGCCATGCTGAAGAAACTGAAGATTTACGCCGGGACCGAACACCCGCATACGGCCCAGAATCCCCAGCCGCTGACGCTGCCGCATTAA
- a CDS encoding HD domain-containing protein — MPVIRKNLLQLIFSGAYLLRWNDKLRPVELLEIDKQAHKMLLACVLWHENSRHMTAPERTALATEIIEGGLFDYFYRLIITDIKPPIYYRIKENPEQFRQLTEHVLDMLEPSLAPLGPFWERMRQWHTSPDDDTLARRILTAAHLFASQWEFRLIEPLNAPFDDEMGDIGQSFPDRLDTFTDLRGLASMRSQGTALSRLANLCGQLRFQVRWTQAPRIPATSVLGHMFIVASYAYCFSLAVDACPARANNNFFCGLFHDLPEVLTRDIISPVKQSISDLPKIIKEYEDKELERRVYGPLRAEGFTSLVERIEYYLGAAVGSEFQECVCENGTVRAVEGFQALAACNRDDLDPKDGQLVKVCDNLAAFLEAHSSIRNGVSSPHLLEARVRLLNRLRESSPNVLGLDALLADFD; from the coding sequence ATGCCTGTAATTCGCAAGAATCTTCTACAGCTTATTTTTTCCGGCGCATACCTGTTACGCTGGAATGACAAGCTGCGGCCAGTGGAACTGCTTGAAATTGACAAGCAGGCCCACAAAATGCTCCTGGCCTGCGTGCTCTGGCACGAAAACTCCCGCCACATGACAGCCCCGGAGCGCACGGCGCTTGCAACAGAAATCATTGAGGGCGGGCTGTTTGATTATTTCTACCGGCTCATCATCACCGACATCAAGCCGCCCATCTACTACAGAATCAAGGAAAACCCCGAGCAGTTCCGCCAGTTGACCGAGCACGTGCTCGACATGCTTGAGCCTTCGCTTGCGCCTCTTGGCCCCTTTTGGGAACGCATGCGCCAGTGGCACACCAGCCCTGATGACGACACGCTTGCGCGCCGCATTCTTACTGCTGCCCACCTCTTTGCCTCGCAGTGGGAATTCAGGCTCATAGAGCCGCTTAACGCGCCGTTTGATGATGAAATGGGCGACATAGGCCAGTCGTTTCCCGACCGGCTGGATACGTTCACGGACTTGCGCGGCCTTGCCTCCATGCGCAGTCAGGGCACTGCCCTCTCGCGCCTTGCCAACCTGTGCGGGCAGCTGCGCTTTCAGGTGCGGTGGACGCAGGCCCCGCGCATTCCGGCCACGTCTGTTCTCGGCCATATGTTTATTGTGGCCAGCTACGCCTACTGTTTCAGCCTTGCCGTCGATGCCTGCCCAGCGCGCGCCAACAACAACTTTTTCTGCGGATTGTTCCACGACCTGCCGGAAGTGCTCACTCGCGACATTATCTCGCCGGTCAAGCAGTCCATTTCAGACTTGCCAAAGATTATCAAGGAATACGAGGATAAAGAGCTGGAGCGCCGCGTGTATGGCCCCTTGCGCGCGGAGGGCTTCACCTCCCTGGTGGAGCGCATTGAATACTACCTTGGCGCGGCAGTCGGCTCCGAATTTCAGGAATGCGTGTGTGAAAATGGCACAGTTCGGGCAGTTGAGGGCTTTCAGGCTCTTGCCGCATGCAACCGGGACGATCTGGATCCCAAGGACGGCCAGCTTGTTAAGGTTTGCGACAATCTGGCGGCTTTTCTGGAGGCGCACAGTTCCATCCGCAACGGCGTGTCCTCACCCCACCTGCTGGAAGCCCGCGTGCGCCTGCTGAACCGCCTGCGCGAAAGTTCACCCAATGTGCTGGGGCTGGATGCCCTGCTTGCCGACTTTGATTAA
- a CDS encoding translation initiation factor 2 has protein sequence MKIATPPARFAVFLLIAATLACLLPAAWPRPCNALAISKGLSFYANDLEYYYQHRRTETLPGILRTFDGQGVLKDSLKQIMLATFLAQVLRDDPSARQRLLPPQPGLSRDGRRTLAWMAHLAQLPDEEELLATLLQPEEKLLLQQIRHSPAQLINWDIYSEKSVLQMYWAAFMASGSNEFLDAIIRAALRYAKLNSEGLRNDDTFSGSAAAAASLYDLAPRHPAVQARLEQFLKSCSGAEAETLKTILRK, from the coding sequence ATGAAAATTGCTACTCCCCCTGCCCGCTTTGCGGTTTTTCTGCTTATTGCGGCAACCCTTGCCTGTCTGTTGCCCGCTGCATGGCCGCGCCCTTGCAATGCGCTTGCCATTTCCAAGGGATTGTCCTTTTATGCCAACGACCTGGAATATTATTACCAGCACCGCCGCACCGAGACGCTCCCAGGCATTCTGCGCACGTTTGACGGGCAAGGGGTGCTGAAAGACAGCCTCAAGCAGATCATGCTGGCAACCTTTCTGGCGCAGGTGCTGCGCGATGATCCGTCTGCCCGGCAACGACTGTTGCCGCCCCAGCCCGGTCTGAGCCGCGATGGACGGCGCACTCTGGCCTGGATGGCCCATCTTGCGCAATTGCCTGATGAAGAAGAGCTGCTTGCCACCCTGCTGCAACCGGAGGAAAAGTTGCTGCTCCAGCAGATCCGGCACAGCCCCGCCCAGTTGATCAACTGGGATATCTACTCGGAGAAATCCGTATTGCAGATGTATTGGGCGGCCTTTATGGCCTCTGGCAGCAATGAATTTCTGGATGCCATTATCCGCGCTGCCCTGCGCTACGCCAAGCTGAATTCAGAGGGATTGCGCAATGACGACACATTTTCCGGCAGCGCCGCCGCCGCGGCCTCACTGTACGACCTCGCCCCAAGGCACCCTGCCGTACAAGCCCGCCTTGAGCAGTTTCTTAAAAGCTGCAGCGGGGCAGAGGCTGAAACATTGAAAACAATTTTGCGTAAATAG
- a CDS encoding methyl-accepting chemotaxis protein → MRWTIAHTYVGSLFGALITCCGVVLFVSIYFMKVPIEDELNKGIVRMQQVISSANETTAQKFLQSADLIAEDDDFAKAVAEKNTDAAVKLGSVLMKKAGSDFMTITDEKGIVIGRGHSKKHGDSVTNQETVVIALTGKPAVAVVAGTEVPFTIRASFPVMFDGKIVGSVSIGTSLVTPAYLDWLKKLSGVNVTIFKGDTRVMTTIMMQDGKRAVGTKLQSPEILKAVLERGETVYSHNNILGIDYNSAYWPVKDANGKIVGMWFVGMPIDDLQRLERVAISNSIWIGVGLLVFQLILSLILGIKISAPIRKITAYAQAVADGNNEAQLDVYSRDDMGQLADSLRTMEDNLRKLVRDASEKAEEAHKMGEEAKLAMEEARVAQAQAEQAKREGMISAAAQIEEVVGQLNASINDISEQVENTSGALDHAASRLAETATAMEEMNSTVLEVAKNAGGASDISNAAKRKAEVGSEIVSRAVVGIQEVQRQSQALRDGMTQLDDHAKAISQIMGVISDIADQTNLLALNAAIEAARAGDAGRGFAVVADEVRKLAEKTMSSTTDVGNAIAAIQQSAGQSIQQVEKAVGNISEATEYSNKSGEALKEIVGMVDQTADEVRAIAAASEQQSATSEEINRSVADVNHIAASTSQSMQVAMKELESLRALARNLMDLIEHMKKG, encoded by the coding sequence ATGCGTTGGACTATTGCGCACACATATGTCGGATCGCTATTCGGCGCGCTGATTACATGCTGTGGCGTTGTGCTTTTTGTCTCAATCTACTTCATGAAAGTTCCGATCGAAGACGAACTGAACAAGGGCATCGTAAGGATGCAGCAGGTCATCAGTTCTGCCAATGAAACCACAGCTCAAAAGTTTTTGCAAAGTGCTGATCTTATTGCAGAAGATGATGACTTTGCCAAGGCTGTCGCTGAAAAAAACACTGATGCGGCGGTCAAACTCGGCTCAGTCCTGATGAAAAAGGCCGGTTCGGATTTTATGACCATCACCGATGAAAAGGGGATAGTCATAGGACGCGGGCATTCCAAAAAGCACGGCGACAGCGTTACCAATCAGGAAACCGTGGTTATTGCCCTTACGGGCAAGCCCGCCGTGGCCGTGGTGGCTGGCACAGAGGTGCCGTTCACCATACGCGCAAGCTTTCCTGTAATGTTCGACGGCAAGATTGTGGGCAGCGTATCTATTGGCACCTCGCTTGTTACGCCCGCATACCTTGATTGGCTCAAAAAGCTTTCTGGCGTCAACGTCACCATTTTCAAGGGTGATACGCGCGTAATGACAACCATCATGATGCAGGATGGCAAACGCGCGGTCGGCACCAAGCTGCAATCGCCTGAAATCCTCAAGGCCGTGCTTGAGCGTGGAGAAACGGTATACTCACATAATAATATTCTTGGAATTGACTACAATTCTGCCTACTGGCCAGTCAAAGATGCCAATGGCAAAATCGTGGGCATGTGGTTTGTGGGCATGCCCATTGATGATTTGCAGCGTCTGGAACGCGTGGCCATAAGCAATTCCATCTGGATTGGCGTGGGCCTGCTGGTCTTTCAGCTGATTCTTTCCCTGATTTTAGGCATCAAGATCAGTGCTCCCATTCGCAAGATAACCGCCTATGCGCAGGCTGTTGCCGACGGCAATAACGAGGCGCAGCTTGACGTATACAGCCGTGACGATATGGGCCAACTTGCAGATTCCTTGCGCACAATGGAAGATAATCTGCGCAAGCTGGTGCGCGATGCCAGCGAAAAGGCCGAAGAAGCCCACAAGATGGGTGAAGAAGCCAAGCTCGCCATGGAAGAGGCCCGCGTAGCCCAGGCGCAGGCGGAACAGGCCAAGCGCGAGGGCATGATCAGTGCTGCTGCCCAGATAGAAGAAGTGGTGGGACAGTTGAATGCCTCCATCAATGATATCTCCGAGCAGGTAGAAAATACCAGCGGAGCTCTTGACCATGCCGCAAGCCGATTGGCGGAAACCGCAACCGCCATGGAAGAAATGAATTCCACGGTGCTTGAAGTCGCCAAGAATGCCGGCGGGGCGTCTGACATCTCCAACGCCGCCAAGCGTAAGGCAGAGGTCGGTTCCGAGATTGTGTCCAGGGCCGTGGTGGGTATTCAGGAAGTGCAGCGGCAGTCGCAGGCCCTCAGGGACGGCATGACCCAGCTGGACGACCACGCCAAGGCCATCAGCCAGATCATGGGCGTCATTTCAGATATCGCGGATCAAACCAACCTGCTGGCCCTGAACGCGGCTATTGAAGCCGCCCGTGCGGGCGATGCCGGGCGCGGATTTGCCGTGGTGGCTGACGAAGTGCGCAAGCTGGCGGAAAAGACCATGTCCTCCACCACCGATGTGGGCAACGCCATTGCTGCCATCCAGCAAAGCGCCGGACAGAGCATTCAGCAGGTGGAAAAGGCAGTTGGCAACATTTCTGAAGCTACGGAGTATTCCAACAAGTCTGGCGAAGCCCTGAAAGAAATCGTTGGCATGGTGGATCAGACAGCCGATGAAGTGCGGGCCATTGCCGCCGCAAGCGAGCAGCAGTCTGCCACCAGCGAAGAAATCAACAGGTCTGTTGCTGATGTTAACCACATTGCGGCAAGCACTTCGCAATCCATGCAGGTCGCCATGAAGGAACTGGAATCCCTGCGCGCCCTGGCCCGCAACCTTATGGATCTTATAGAACATATGAAGAAGGGCTAA
- a CDS encoding RNA methyltransferase, with translation MLLQGLEVVLVKTRFPENIGMAARACVNMGCPTLRLVDPERWDREKARPLATPKGQDILDAVEEHEDVAQAVAQSALVFGTTARVGGWRQALLSPEQAAREAAAVLAKGEKVSFVFGPEDRGLNNDEIMHCHRLVTIPTDPAASSLNLAQAVLLLSYTCANAVRALQHGERQIEMPRGGKVATAAEQERLVESLKDVLLRLDYLHGDNRDYFLMPWRRLISRAGLLRHEYDALMGLCRQVRNKLPD, from the coding sequence ATGTTGCTGCAAGGTCTTGAAGTTGTATTGGTCAAAACTCGCTTTCCTGAAAATATAGGCATGGCTGCCCGCGCCTGCGTCAACATGGGCTGCCCAACCTTGCGCCTTGTTGATCCGGAACGGTGGGACAGGGAAAAGGCGCGCCCTTTGGCAACGCCAAAGGGGCAGGATATTCTGGATGCCGTGGAAGAGCATGAAGACGTGGCGCAGGCCGTGGCTCAAAGCGCACTGGTATTTGGTACCACCGCGCGCGTGGGCGGCTGGCGTCAGGCGCTGCTCTCGCCGGAGCAGGCCGCGCGCGAGGCCGCAGCCGTGCTCGCCAAGGGCGAGAAGGTTTCCTTTGTTTTTGGCCCGGAAGACCGAGGCCTCAACAATGATGAGATTATGCACTGCCACCGCTTGGTAACTATCCCCACGGATCCGGCTGCCAGTTCGCTCAATCTTGCCCAGGCCGTGCTGCTGCTCAGTTACACCTGCGCCAATGCCGTGCGTGCCCTGCAACACGGCGAAAGGCAGATAGAAATGCCGCGCGGCGGCAAGGTGGCAACTGCGGCAGAGCAGGAGCGCTTGGTGGAATCGCTTAAGGATGTGTTACTGCGTCTTGATTATCTGCACGGTGACAACCGTGATTATTTTTTGATGCCCTGGCGCAGGCTTATTAGTCGGGCAGGACTATTACGGCACGAATATGATGCCCTCATGGGACTGTGCCGTCAGGTGCGTAACAAACTGCCAGATTAA
- a CDS encoding DUF456 domain-containing protein gives MDFLPFPLASLLAGAFITLLCFVLLLNIFGLPANWVLLGLVALWKVVHPGATSMDVWFWIMMVGMALVGEALEMGMQILKAKRYGSSSSGTFAGMIGAIAGAILLAPLFFGLGALIGALAGAWTGCFVVEHLKGRPLREALDAAFGAMMGRFLGTVCKCGAGGAMLALAAGRIWPKLPPQMPAFSPEAPTQVLLTLLRGLC, from the coding sequence ATGGATTTTCTGCCTTTTCCCCTGGCTTCATTGCTGGCCGGGGCATTCATAACGCTGCTGTGCTTTGTGCTGCTGCTCAACATTTTTGGGCTGCCCGCCAACTGGGTGCTGCTGGGGCTTGTGGCGTTGTGGAAGGTGGTGCATCCCGGCGCGACCTCCATGGATGTCTGGTTCTGGATCATGATGGTGGGCATGGCCCTTGTGGGCGAAGCCCTGGAAATGGGCATGCAGATACTCAAGGCCAAACGCTATGGCTCCAGCTCTTCCGGCACATTTGCGGGGATGATCGGGGCCATAGCGGGGGCCATTCTGCTTGCGCCGCTCTTTTTTGGGCTTGGGGCGCTTATCGGCGCGCTGGCTGGGGCGTGGACAGGCTGTTTTGTTGTGGAGCACCTCAAGGGGCGCCCACTGCGAGAAGCACTGGACGCGGCTTTTGGCGCCATGATGGGCCGATTCCTCGGCACCGTGTGCAAGTGCGGCGCAGGCGGGGCCATGCTGGCTCTGGCTGCCGGGCGTATCTGGCCCAAGCTGCCGCCCCAGATGCCCGCTTTTTCTCCCGAAGCTCCCACGCAGGTCTTGCTGACGCTGCTGCGGGGCCTGTGCTGA